A single Echinimonas agarilytica DNA region contains:
- the csy3 gene encoding type I-F CRISPR-associated protein Csy3, which translates to MELCSQLNYCRSLSPGKAYFYYLVDGKEQPIGVDRTRIRAPKSGFSEGFEPKGMKPKDTAPQDLAYSNPQFIEECYVPPRVSEIYCDFSLRINANSLKPNVCALDETRQTLTALAELYKQRGGYGQIAKRIAKNILMGTWLWRNRTCRSLDIKVLTNDDRVITISNAFSLQWASSWKGEAQDALENLKTFIEKGLTDPKSLYYLDVNAKLAVGGGDEIYPSQEFVDSKQDGVPTKQLAKTQLNGQETVAFHAQKIGAALQMIDDWWQPNADKRLRVNEYGADREYVIARRHPKNGNDFYQLVGRSERWVEQLEQGNEIPDEVHFIMAVLVKAGVFNGAAKGKA; encoded by the coding sequence ATGGAATTGTGCTCCCAGCTGAATTATTGTCGCTCGCTCTCTCCGGGGAAGGCATATTTTTATTATCTCGTTGATGGCAAAGAACAGCCTATCGGTGTCGATCGAACTCGTATTAGAGCGCCAAAATCTGGTTTTTCAGAGGGCTTTGAACCCAAAGGCATGAAACCTAAGGATACGGCACCGCAAGATCTGGCCTATTCGAACCCGCAGTTCATTGAAGAGTGTTATGTGCCGCCAAGGGTTTCTGAGATTTATTGTGACTTTTCACTGCGTATCAATGCTAATTCCCTGAAGCCCAACGTGTGTGCTCTTGATGAAACTAGACAAACCTTAACTGCTCTCGCTGAGCTCTATAAACAGCGCGGAGGCTACGGCCAGATAGCCAAGAGGATAGCGAAGAACATACTCATGGGAACATGGCTGTGGCGTAATCGCACCTGCCGCTCACTAGATATTAAGGTTTTGACGAACGACGACCGAGTCATAACAATCTCAAACGCATTTAGCCTCCAATGGGCAAGCTCTTGGAAGGGGGAAGCACAAGACGCGCTAGAAAACCTCAAAACATTCATCGAAAAAGGCCTCACCGATCCAAAGTCTCTTTATTACCTTGATGTAAACGCCAAACTAGCAGTAGGCGGAGGTGATGAAATTTATCCCAGCCAAGAGTTCGTTGATTCAAAGCAAGATGGTGTGCCCACAAAGCAGTTGGCAAAGACCCAGCTCAACGGACAAGAAACCGTTGCCTTTCATGCGCAAAAGATAGGCGCTGCGTTGCAAATGATAGATGACTGGTGGCAGCCAAATGCGGATAAGCGTTTGAGAGTGAATGAGTACGGCGCTGACAGAGAATATGTGATTGCCCGCAGACACCCTAAAAATGGGAATGATTTTTACCAGCTTGTCGGGCGGTCCGAGCGCTGGGTTGAACAACTGGAACAGGGAAATGAAATCCCAGACGAAGTGCATTTCATCATGGCTGTTTTGGTCAAAGCTGGCGTATTCAACGGCGCAGCTAAGGGGAAGGCATGA
- the cas6f gene encoding type I-F CRISPR-associated endoribonuclease Cas6/Csy4 — MSCRYGFVVEFIPESGDCNLLAGRCIKTLHGFLNANKNAANSIGVAFPLWGIQSVGKAIAFVGPSEKELVGLSYQPYFSMMKEEGLFNMSSVKKLPKQLAEVRFVRNQTIAKTFVASKRRRMNRAIERSGSDSYTPKASEEREFDFFHCIPIESKCSQQEFVLHVQKQDALEVNVAGFNSYGLATNQRWQGSVPNIDLTLFS, encoded by the coding sequence ATGAGTTGCCGCTACGGCTTTGTAGTTGAGTTTATTCCTGAGTCTGGCGACTGCAATTTGCTTGCAGGCCGGTGCATCAAAACGTTGCATGGTTTCTTAAATGCGAATAAAAACGCAGCAAACTCCATTGGTGTTGCATTCCCGCTCTGGGGGATTCAGTCGGTTGGCAAAGCCATCGCTTTTGTCGGTCCTTCAGAGAAAGAACTAGTCGGTCTAAGCTACCAGCCGTATTTCTCGATGATGAAAGAGGAAGGGCTTTTCAATATGTCTAGTGTGAAAAAGTTACCAAAACAGTTGGCTGAAGTACGCTTTGTGAGAAACCAGACTATTGCTAAAACCTTTGTTGCATCGAAGCGGAGGCGAATGAACAGGGCTATTGAGCGGAGTGGCAGCGATAGTTACACACCGAAAGCTTCAGAAGAGCGAGAGTTCGATTTTTTTCACTGCATACCCATTGAAAGCAAATGCTCACAACAAGAGTTTGTTTTGCATGTACAAAAGCAAGATGCTCTTGAGGTTAACGTCGCTGGTTTCAACTCTTATGGATTGGCAACCAATCAGCGATGGCAGGGAAGCGTACCGAATATCGATTTAACCCTTTTTTCTTAG
- a CDS encoding cupredoxin domain-containing protein, translating into MTTINIIGLAIILLIVWWFWLYRPKPAVKLQSNLVITVENGVYTPAFIQINAMQQSQLTFHRKDPSPCASSIVIPAADFSVELPLNKSVSLTLPPLAKGEYEFHCPMKMYLGKIRAD; encoded by the coding sequence ATGACCACCATCAATATTATCGGGCTTGCTATCATCTTACTAATCGTTTGGTGGTTCTGGCTTTATCGTCCTAAGCCCGCTGTTAAATTACAAAGTAACCTAGTTATTACCGTCGAGAATGGGGTATACACACCAGCTTTTATTCAAATTAATGCGATGCAACAATCTCAACTCACTTTTCATCGTAAAGATCCGTCCCCATGTGCAAGCTCTATTGTTATTCCGGCAGCAGATTTTTCTGTTGAGCTTCCATTAAACAAGTCGGTGAGCTTAACATTACCGCCACTTGCAAAGGGGGAATATGAATTTCATTGTCCGATGAAGATGTATCTAGGAAAAATCCGAGCTGACTAG